From Juglans regia cultivar Chandler chromosome 8, Walnut 2.0, whole genome shotgun sequence, the proteins below share one genomic window:
- the LOC108991377 gene encoding transcription factor IIIB 60 kDa subunit-like — MVFITSCARHKPTVHYDNGCVCCEVCGKVLHQDVFTEEPTFVKGAGGESRVAGSYVRSIQSGYSESFRRTIDKGRDEIDRMVTAFNISGGDSIINPACSFYQIAVERNFTRGRRTEQVAAACLYIACRVARDPKPFLLIDFSEFLGINVYVLGAVFLQLCQLLSLGEHPTIVKPVDPSLYIPRFAEKLLKERNMKVCGTALHIIASMKRDWIQTGRKPSGLCGAALYISALSHGYRFSKSDIVKIVHICEVTLTKRLMEFENTDSGSLTVEELIKNASEVKACELSEDRSLKSGEVLCEHKNSGKPHFAHGLCRSCYEDFVELSGGLHGGSEPPAFQRAERERIAMESANKQGDESSVFLKPWQGSENIEQLERSQKATKNEQLDLRENDSNSAAIEDQIEIDGVSDACQKSMDTSLVSDDESDGLSDIDDVEVSGYLNNEEEMRFKKIIWEEMNKEYLQEQAAAAAAKMESQASFQNSSGELRAAHELAAAAAAAVAKSRKERKRKQDMNANPAQTAAEAAHQMLIKKRLSSKINYDVLETLFAEKPSSDSNKKLKASNDDGDAKGQSNGEKEHDGDITDNYDEPGQGYGNLEQEDVNGTYGNELHVDFENEEDVYGYNYDNGEEEY, encoded by the exons ATGGTTTTTATTACTAGCTGTGCTAGGCACAAGCCTACTGTACATTACGACAATGGCTGTGT ATGTTGTGAGGTCTGTGGAAAAGTTCTCCATCAAGATGTGTTCACTGAAGAACCTACTTTTGTCAAGGGTGCAGGAGGAGAG AGTCGAGTGGCAGGTTCCTATGTAAGATCCATTCAAAGTGGTTATTCAGAATCATTTAGGAGGACCATAGATAAAG GGAGAGATGAGATAGATCGTATGGTTACAGCCTTTAATATAAGTGGTGGCGACTCTATAATTAATCCCGCCTGTTCATTTTATCAG ATAGCAGTTGAACGGAATTTTACTAGGGGGCGTAGAACAGAGCAAGTTGCTGCTGCCTGCCTTTATATTGCATGTCG TGTAGCTAGAGATCCAAAGCCATTTCTTCTTATTGATTTTTCAGAGTTTCTAGGGATAAATGT TTATGTGCTAGGCGCTGTATTTTTGCAGCTTTGCCAACTTCTAAGCCTTGGAGAGCATCCTACTATTGTAAAACCTGTTGATCCTTCACTTTATATTCCTCGATTTGCAGAAA aACTATTAAAGGAAAGGAACATGAAGGTCTGTGGAACTGCATTACACATTATAGCAAGCATGAAAAGAGATTGGATTCAG ACAGGCAGAAAACCTAGTGGGCTGTGTGGTGCAGCATTATATATATCTGCCCTATCACATGGGTACAGATTTTCAAAGTCTGACATT GTAAAAATTGTACATATTTGTGAGGTAACGCTGACAAAACGATTGATGGAATTTGAGAATACAGATTCAGGGAGCTTAACG GTTGAGGAGTTGATTAAGAATGCTTCAGAGGTTAAGGCATGCGAGCTATCAGAGGATAGGTCCCTCAAGTCTGGGGAAGTGCTGTGTGAGCATAAAAATAGTGGGAAACCTCATTTTGCCCATGGACTTTGCAGAAGTTGTTACGAAGAT ttTGTTGAACTTTCTGGGGGACTGCATGGTGGGTCAGAACCTCCTGCATTTCAGCGGGCTGAAAGGGAGAGAATAGCCATGGAATCTGCTAATAAGCAGGGGGACGAATCAAGTGTTTTCTTAAAGCCTTGGCAAGGGTCAGAAAACATTGAACAG CTTGAAAGAAGCCAAAAGGCAACCAAGAATGAGCAATTGGATTTGAGAGAGAATGATAGTAATT CTGCTGCCATTGAAGATCAGATTGAAATAGATGGTGTTTCTGATGCATGCCAGAAATCCATGGATACAAGTTTGGTCAGTGATGATGAATCAGATGGCCTTTCTGATATTGATGATGTTGAG GTGAGTGGCTACCTCAACAATGAGGAGGAGATGCGTTTTAAGAAGATTATCTGGGAGGAAATGAACAAAGAGTATCTTCAG GAACAAGCAGCAGCTGCTGCTGCTAAGATGGAAAGTCAGGCCAGCTTTCAGAACTCTTCTGGTGAATTGCGAGCCGCACATGAACTAGCTGCAGCAGCTGCGGCAGCTGTTGCAAAGTCAAGAAAG GAGCGGAAACGAAAACAAGATATGAATGCCAATCCTGCTCAAACCGCTGCAGAAGCAGCTCATCAAATGCTGATCAAGAAG AGACTCAGTTCAAAAATCAACTACGATGTATTGGAGACACTCTTTGCAGAAAAG CCATCTTCTGATTCGAATAAAAAACTCAAAGCATCAAATGATGATGGCGATGCCAAAGGGCAAAGTAATGGTGAGAAAGAGCATGACGGGGATATCACAGACAATTATGATGAACCGGGACAAGGGTATGGAAACTTGGAACAGGAAGATGTCAACGGAACATATGGCAATGAATTGCATGTGGACTTCGAAAATGAAGAGGATGTTTATGGTTATAACTACGATAATGGTGAAGAGGAATATTGA
- the LOC108991277 gene encoding probable protein phosphatase 2C 72 — translation MGICGSVVSREIHDVEDGNENVLFLQGNNVSNGALVLCSLYSKQGSKGLNQDAAILHQGYGVEDGALCGVFDGHGKNGHVVSKLVCNHLPSLLLTQKSSLSKINAAVADDDSLQNHMDGIDDESMTSKSFHIWKEACISAFKVMDKEIKLQENFDCSCSGTTAVVAIRQDEDLVIANRGDSRAVLGMLTKNGVTAFQLTRDLKPGLPCEAERIKNCNGRVAALKQEPHIQRVWLPHDDTSGLAMSRAFGDFVLKDHGIIAIPEVYYHRLTSDDQFIILATDGVWDVLSNDQVAAIVWAAESEQAAAKVVVEAATTAWRKKYPTAKVDDCSVVCLFLQKK, via the exons ATGGGAATCTGCGGATCAGTTGTGTCCCGGGAGATTCATGATGTTGAGGATGGCAATGAAAATGTGTTATTCTTGCAAGGAAATAATGTTTCTAATGGAGCTCTGGTCCTTTGTTCTCTTTACTCTAAGCAAGGGAGCAAAGGACTAAACCAAGATGCTGCCATTCTTCACCAG GGCTATGGAGTGGAAGATGGAGCTTTATGTGGAGTTTTTGATGGGCATGGGAAGAATGGTCATGTAGTGAGCAAGCTAGTATGCAACCACCTGCCTTCACTCTTAttaacccaaaagagctctctctcAAAGATTAATGCAGCAGTAGCAGATGATGATAGTTTGCAAAATCATATGGATGGAATAGATGATGAATCAATGACAAGCAAGAGCTTTCATATATGGAAAGAGGCTTGTATCAGTGCCTTTAAGGTGATGGACAAGGAGATAAAGCTGCAAGAGAATTTTGACTGCTCTTGTAGTGGAACCACTGCAGTAGTTGCTATAAGACAG GATGAAGATCTTGTTATAGCTAATCGTGGGGATTCAAGGGCAGTCTTAGGAATGTTGACCAAGAATGGAGTCACGGCCTTTCAGTTAACCAGAGACTTAAAGCCAGGCTTACCTT GTGAAGCAGAAAGAATAAAGAACTGCAATGGCCGGGTGGCCGCACTGAAACAAGAACCACACATCCAACGAGTGTGGCTGCCCCATGATGACACTTCCGGCCTAGCCATGTCACGAGCCTTTGGAGACTTTGTACTCAAAGACCATGGCATCATTGCCATCCCTGAGGTCTACTATCACCGCCTAACTTCAGATGATCAATTCATCATCCTTGCAACTGATGGG GTCTGGGATGTTCTCAGTAATGACCAAGTTGCAGCCATTGTGTGGGCTGCAGAGAGTGAACAGGCAGCAGCAAAAGTTGTGGTGGAGGCAGCTACCACAGCATGGAGGAAGAAGTACCCTACTGCAAAAGTAGATGACTGCAGTGTGGTTTGCCTCTTTTTGCAAAAGAAGTAA